From Mucilaginibacter rubeus, a single genomic window includes:
- a CDS encoding TlpA family protein disulfide reductase, which produces MKKLNLLLILLFAGFSNIFAQSVTLEKGKEFEIEAHTVTNTADNQNDYKYTFWFKAGDRNGVNTIFDCKLVKVIYAEKFTKYSFANSILNTDTVRGFRLNTTTSLLPLALLHQPLKVTIGPHGEFLSVTGFDEAIQDAITRWVLKDDIANQLKDNSKYFPKDVIGSLFLPLPQQRIAYKSEWSSPNTRYKVTAINGALLYITTTGIKVPDSQGEDVSGNIVFNEVTGLTEQLQNSSPSKIEIAIDGKKQLLPVFYRRQTVRYGAEKHLPDTAWINMVVKTHTAFGKAFKSGTEMDSVKVQRYLKAHDDAFANDEYYAVIKLRLLQGSGDYIKYSHQLIKTPTRFIKDEESHLFNKFNSILDSSAQSAYEVARYMYKLPGFNGLIQQSYAQSFLTFDIDDMLKDDGFRKNMQEKNMSDEDARKMIAEENKKRLAGNSNARQLLELLHNDKDPLMQQKINALYLWEKAKSADDAGVLNKTASAFMNMDDAYMKQGNGGRYALLIYKLLINAKKEAAAKALLVKTIQNLERYTADTLNTNRFADQNILAYACYLQYTRARLTDSVKALQYLSKAAQYSPHNSKEKAYASFYDRVFLHSKEGYRDEFIERLFNNGDEQQALAIFADHINAEPVSLDEMQKIYQQHIPGKSFADFFKAKVLDSWQTAPVFTLKGLDGKDHALADFKNKWLVLDFWGTWCAPCRGEMPDINTFNQEIKDGKHNGITFMSIACRDNETNVKAYFEASKFNLPAAMADANIEKQYGISSYPSKVIISPDGKMLPLKFGDDWRAIVQRFNEVVPAN; this is translated from the coding sequence ATGAAAAAGCTAAACCTACTCCTTATCCTGCTGTTCGCAGGCTTTTCCAATATTTTTGCCCAATCTGTTACCCTTGAAAAAGGCAAGGAGTTTGAGATCGAGGCTCATACCGTGACCAACACGGCCGACAATCAAAACGACTATAAATATACCTTTTGGTTTAAAGCAGGAGATCGGAATGGGGTCAACACCATATTCGATTGTAAATTGGTTAAAGTAATTTATGCCGAAAAATTTACCAAATACAGTTTTGCTAACAGTATTTTAAACACCGATACGGTTCGTGGTTTCAGGCTTAATACAACAACTTCACTGTTGCCCCTGGCACTGTTACATCAACCCTTAAAGGTAACAATAGGTCCGCATGGCGAGTTTTTGAGCGTCACCGGTTTTGATGAAGCAATACAGGATGCTATAACTCGCTGGGTATTAAAAGATGATATAGCTAATCAGCTCAAAGATAACTCGAAATATTTTCCTAAAGATGTAATAGGAAGCTTGTTCCTGCCTTTGCCGCAACAACGTATAGCTTATAAAAGCGAATGGTCGAGCCCTAATACGAGGTATAAGGTTACTGCCATCAACGGGGCTTTGCTTTATATCACTACCACTGGTATTAAAGTTCCGGACAGCCAGGGCGAGGATGTTAGTGGTAATATAGTTTTCAATGAAGTAACAGGTTTAACTGAGCAATTACAAAATAGTAGCCCGTCTAAAATTGAAATCGCCATTGATGGCAAAAAGCAGCTCCTGCCGGTATTTTATCGTAGACAAACTGTTCGTTATGGCGCGGAGAAACATTTGCCTGATACCGCCTGGATTAATATGGTTGTAAAAACCCATACCGCATTTGGTAAGGCATTTAAATCAGGTACCGAGATGGACTCTGTAAAAGTACAACGCTATTTAAAAGCGCATGATGATGCATTTGCCAATGATGAATATTATGCGGTAATAAAGCTTCGCCTGCTGCAGGGCTCAGGCGATTATATAAAATACAGCCATCAGTTAATAAAAACACCTACTCGTTTTATAAAAGATGAAGAATCTCATTTATTTAACAAATTTAACAGCATACTTGACAGCTCTGCCCAATCGGCCTACGAGGTTGCGCGGTATATGTATAAACTGCCAGGATTTAACGGACTGATTCAACAATCATACGCGCAAAGTTTCCTGACTTTTGATATAGATGACATGCTGAAGGACGATGGCTTCAGGAAAAACATGCAGGAAAAGAACATGAGCGATGAAGACGCGAGGAAGATGATAGCTGAAGAAAATAAAAAGCGACTTGCAGGAAACAGCAACGCCAGGCAGTTACTGGAGTTGTTGCATAATGATAAAGATCCCTTGATGCAGCAAAAGATCAACGCTTTATATCTTTGGGAGAAGGCGAAAAGTGCTGATGATGCAGGCGTTTTAAATAAAACAGCGAGTGCATTCATGAATATGGATGATGCCTATATGAAACAGGGAAACGGTGGTAGGTATGCGTTGCTGATATATAAGCTGCTTATTAATGCTAAAAAGGAGGCTGCAGCTAAAGCATTACTTGTAAAAACCATCCAAAATCTTGAAAGATATACAGCGGATACCCTTAATACTAATCGCTTTGCCGATCAGAATATATTGGCTTATGCTTGCTATTTGCAATACACCAGGGCTAGACTAACCGATTCCGTTAAGGCGCTTCAATATCTCTCTAAAGCGGCACAGTATTCACCACATAACAGCAAAGAAAAAGCCTATGCCAGTTTTTACGACAGGGTGTTTCTCCATTCCAAAGAAGGATATAGGGACGAGTTTATCGAACGCCTTTTTAATAACGGCGATGAGCAACAAGCCCTTGCCATTTTTGCAGATCACATTAATGCTGAACCTGTAAGTCTTGATGAGATGCAAAAGATTTATCAGCAGCACATACCTGGAAAAAGCTTCGCCGATTTTTTTAAAGCTAAAGTACTTGATTCCTGGCAAACAGCGCCTGTGTTCACGCTGAAAGGGCTTGATGGCAAAGATCACGCTTTGGCCGATTTTAAAAACAAGTGGCTGGTTCTTGATTTTTGGGGAACGTGGTGCGCGCCCTGTCGGGGTGAAATGCCCGATATAAATACCTTTAACCAGGAAATTAAAGATGGGAAGCACAACGGCATCACTTTTATGAGTATTGCCTGCCGCGACAATGAAACTAATGTTAAGGCTTATTTTGAAGCGAGTAAGTTTAATTTGCCTGCTGCGATGGCCGACGCGAACATTGAGAAGCAGTATGGTATTTCAAGTTATCCTTCAAAAGTGATTATATCACCGGATGGTAAAATGCTGCCCCTGAAATTTGGTGATGACTGGAGAGCGATTGTTCAGCGATTTAACGAAGTAGTACCGGCAAATTGA
- a CDS encoding nuclear transport factor 2 family protein → MEKILLVLIACFGMALSCFAQQTEQDAIKQTINTMFNAMRKGDSTMLRSTFAKGIAFHSVANKKDGSVALEIENPDDFIKLVGTPHKGVYDERVTFADIKIDGALASVWAPYKFYLGDKYSHCGVDVFQLMKTANGWKIIYIVDTRRKDNCPE, encoded by the coding sequence ATGGAAAAAATATTACTGGTTTTAATCGCCTGTTTCGGAATGGCTTTATCATGCTTTGCTCAGCAAACCGAGCAGGATGCTATTAAACAAACTATCAATACCATGTTTAATGCCATGCGCAAAGGCGATAGCACCATGCTCAGATCAACCTTTGCCAAAGGAATAGCATTTCATAGTGTAGCCAACAAAAAAGACGGTTCGGTAGCCCTGGAGATTGAAAATCCTGACGATTTTATAAAATTGGTTGGCACCCCGCATAAGGGTGTTTATGACGAGCGTGTAACCTTTGCCGATATTAAGATCGATGGCGCCCTGGCCAGCGTTTGGGCGCCATATAAGTTTTATTTAGGTGATAAATACAGCCATTGTGGTGTAGATGTTTTTCAACTGATGAAAACCGCAAATGGCTGGAAAATCATTTATATAGTTGATACCCGCCGGAAAGATAATTGCCCGGAATGA
- a CDS encoding DUF5615 family PIN-like protein, with product MAIIASYEIRIITDENISWRLKKLLPSWDILPVNEIAPHERLSDIRIWQFAKANGYSILTFDEDFRELQNLYSFPPKIIWLRTGNVNTKAISDLLSRSRNSIVQFIQDYSLGVFELYL from the coding sequence ATGGCTATAATTGCTTCTTACGAGATCCGTATCATTACTGATGAGAATATCTCGTGGCGTTTAAAAAAACTGCTCCCATCATGGGACATTTTACCTGTAAATGAAATTGCGCCTCACGAACGTTTGAGCGATATCCGTATATGGCAATTCGCAAAAGCTAATGGTTATTCTATCTTGACTTTTGATGAAGATTTTCGGGAGTTGCAAAATCTTTACTCCTTTCCTCCTAAAATAATATGGCTAAGGACTGGTAACGTGAATACCAAAGCGATCTCCGACTTATTATCGCGATCCAGAAACTCAATTGTACAGTTTATTCAAGACTATTCATTGGGGGTATTCGAGTTGTATTTGTAA
- a CDS encoding DUF433 domain-containing protein: MRQIDYKQFIEVNPEIRFGKPVIIGTRITVYDVLQWLASGSTHEEILEDFPQLNEDHIFACLAYAANKERTIRVA, translated from the coding sequence ATGCGGCAGATTGATTACAAGCAATTTATTGAAGTAAACCCGGAAATAAGATTTGGGAAGCCTGTAATTATAGGTACACGCATTACCGTATATGATGTTTTACAGTGGCTTGCTTCCGGTTCCACTCATGAAGAGATTCTCGAGGACTTTCCTCAGCTAAATGAAGATCACATCTTTGCCTGCCTTGCATATGCTGCGAATAAAGAGCGGACAATAAGAGTTGCATAA
- a CDS encoding NUDIX hydrolase translates to MSKDLTWKLLSSSYIHKGPWATLRIDKCEMPNGKIVEDYYVLEYSNWVNAVAITDDNKVLMVKQYRHAAGIISLEIPGGVIDAGEDPVHAIRRELLEETGYQFDEFELICTVYGNPSTANNQTFTYFTKGGKKVQGQHLDELEDLIVEEYTIDEVKQLLLNNEIKQAMHCAGLFYGMMKLGVM, encoded by the coding sequence ATGAGTAAAGATCTCACCTGGAAACTACTTTCATCATCATACATCCATAAAGGCCCCTGGGCTACACTCCGCATTGATAAATGCGAAATGCCAAATGGCAAAATTGTTGAAGACTACTATGTACTTGAATATTCAAACTGGGTTAACGCGGTAGCAATAACAGACGATAACAAGGTATTGATGGTAAAACAGTACCGTCATGCGGCAGGCATTATTTCGCTCGAAATTCCGGGCGGTGTAATTGACGCCGGCGAAGATCCGGTACATGCTATCCGCCGTGAGTTATTGGAAGAAACAGGCTATCAGTTTGATGAATTTGAATTGATCTGTACAGTTTATGGCAACCCATCAACAGCCAACAATCAAACTTTTACTTACTTTACCAAAGGCGGCAAAAAAGTACAAGGCCAGCACCTCGACGAACTGGAAGACCTGATAGTTGAAGAATATACCATTGATGAGGTAAAACAATTGCTACTTAATAATGAGATAAAACAAGCCATGCATTGTGCCGGTTTGTTTTACGGTATGATGAAGCTGGGAGTGATGTAA
- a CDS encoding TPM domain-containing protein has translation MFKKFILFFGFILCTIVAIAQDFPERSNTLVTDYTNTLSPADKQQLETKLVAFNDSTSTQIAVVILKSVGNYDINDYGVQLLRKWGIGQKDKNNGVLVLVAIGDRKMSIQTGYGAEGALPDIVTQDIIQNDLKPHFKQGDYYGGLDAGTNSIIKAMKGEYKADRKSSKKGNDGGPAGFIIIIIVVVILIIIFRNRGGGGGRQIIGRRGGASPFWWFLAGNMLGGGGRSNGGDWGGFSGGGGGGGFGGFGGGSGGGGGSSGSW, from the coding sequence ATGTTCAAAAAGTTTATACTGTTCTTCGGATTTATACTTTGCACAATTGTTGCAATTGCGCAGGATTTTCCGGAACGCTCCAATACCCTTGTTACCGACTATACCAATACCTTAAGCCCGGCTGATAAACAACAGCTGGAAACTAAACTGGTTGCCTTTAATGATTCTACCTCAACGCAAATAGCGGTGGTGATACTGAAATCTGTCGGTAACTATGATATCAATGATTATGGCGTTCAGTTGTTACGCAAATGGGGCATTGGTCAAAAAGACAAGAATAATGGCGTATTGGTACTTGTTGCAATAGGCGACCGTAAAATGAGTATCCAAACCGGTTATGGTGCAGAAGGTGCCCTACCTGATATTGTTACACAGGATATTATTCAAAACGACCTTAAACCACATTTTAAACAAGGCGATTATTACGGTGGGCTTGACGCCGGTACCAACAGCATTATTAAAGCCATGAAAGGCGAATATAAAGCCGATAGAAAATCAAGCAAAAAAGGCAATGATGGTGGCCCTGCCGGTTTTATCATTATTATAATTGTAGTAGTGATCCTGATTATAATCTTCCGCAACCGTGGTGGAGGCGGTGGCAGGCAGATCATCGGTCGCCGGGGTGGTGCAAGCCCTTTCTGGTGGTTCCTGGCAGGCAATATGCTTGGCGGCGGCGGTCGCAGCAACGGAGGCGATTGGGGAGGCTTTTCCGGCGGTGGCGGCGGAGGTGGATTTGGAGGCTTCGGCGGTGGCAGTGGCGGTGGCGGCGGCTCAAGCGGCAGCTGGTAA
- a CDS encoding TPM domain-containing protein, with protein sequence MAVFNEEEQQRIRKAIEEAEQRSSGEIRVCIEKRCSENVLDRAAKYFVQLNMHKTKLRHGVLVYVATVDRKFAIIGDAGINQVVPPDFWDTTRDDMLQHFKYGDIVEGIVTGLKIAGEQLQKYFPHQDGDQNELPDDIAFMDGD encoded by the coding sequence ATGGCTGTATTTAACGAAGAAGAACAGCAGCGCATCCGTAAGGCTATTGAAGAAGCCGAGCAGCGCTCATCGGGCGAGATCAGGGTCTGCATTGAAAAAAGATGCAGCGAGAATGTGCTTGACCGTGCGGCAAAATATTTCGTGCAGCTTAATATGCACAAAACCAAGCTAAGGCATGGCGTGCTGGTATACGTTGCCACTGTCGATCGTAAGTTTGCGATTATAGGCGATGCAGGGATCAACCAGGTAGTTCCCCCCGATTTTTGGGATACCACACGCGATGATATGCTGCAGCATTTTAAATATGGCGATATTGTTGAAGGAATTGTTACAGGCTTGAAAATTGCCGGCGAACAACTTCAAAAATACTTCCCTCATCAGGATGGCGATCAAAACGAACTTCCGGATGATATTGCCTTTATGGATGGCGATTAA
- a CDS encoding LemA family protein, with protein MKRLFSAILVIVTAMSLSSCSYNSMVKLDESVKAKWGAVQSDYQRRSDLIPNLVNTVKGAANFEKSTLTAVVEARSKATSVQVDPNKLTPESIKAFQASQGELSAALGKLLSITENYPDLKSNSNFHDLQIQLEGTENRINVSRKDFNDAVQEYNSKIRSFPANITAKMFGFSAKGYFTAEPGADKAPKVEFN; from the coding sequence ATGAAAAGATTATTCTCTGCTATATTAGTTATAGTGACAGCCATGTCCTTAAGCTCATGCAGCTATAACAGCATGGTTAAATTAGACGAGTCTGTTAAAGCAAAATGGGGAGCCGTACAAAGCGATTACCAGCGCCGTAGCGACCTGATCCCTAATTTAGTTAATACTGTAAAAGGCGCGGCCAATTTTGAAAAAAGCACCTTAACAGCAGTTGTTGAGGCTCGTTCAAAAGCAACATCGGTACAGGTTGACCCAAACAAACTTACGCCAGAATCTATTAAAGCGTTCCAGGCCTCACAAGGCGAATTGAGTGCAGCCCTTGGTAAATTGCTTTCTATTACCGAAAACTATCCCGACCTGAAATCAAACTCAAACTTCCACGATCTGCAAATTCAGCTGGAAGGTACCGAGAACAGGATTAACGTATCCCGTAAGGATTTTAATGATGCAGTTCAGGAGTACAACAGCAAAATCCGCTCATTCCCGGCCAATATAACTGCCAAAATGTTTGGTTTTTCTGCAAAAGGTTATTTCACTGCAGAGCCAGGTGCCGACAAAGCCCCTAAAGTAGAGTTTAATTAA
- a CDS encoding RNA polymerase sigma factor, which yields MTTADERLHTIWNGCLSNDRKSQEQLYRLLAPRMLAVCMRYATDKDEAQDILQEGFIKMFRNMKNYRGEGSLEGWIRRIMVHCAISRYRKLKPMVLVDDFAAEEASAVPISSSYNDNGLEAKDLMKLVQKLPKTYRSVFNMYAIEGYSHQEIGSSLGMSELLSRTTLHRARTLLKEMVAKLTMREEHCLAG from the coding sequence ATGACTACCGCCGACGAACGCTTACACACAATATGGAATGGCTGCCTGAGTAACGACAGAAAAAGCCAGGAACAATTATACAGGTTATTAGCTCCCCGCATGCTTGCAGTTTGCATGCGTTATGCAACCGATAAAGACGAGGCACAAGATATATTACAGGAAGGTTTTATCAAAATGTTCCGCAACATGAAAAACTACCGTGGCGAAGGGAGTTTGGAAGGATGGATCCGCCGCATCATGGTACATTGCGCCATATCACGCTACCGCAAATTAAAACCAATGGTTTTGGTTGATGATTTTGCAGCAGAAGAGGCTTCGGCTGTGCCTATCAGCAGTTCATACAACGATAACGGCCTTGAGGCTAAAGACCTGATGAAACTGGTACAAAAATTACCAAAAACATATCGCTCTGTTTTTAACATGTACGCTATTGAAGGTTACTCGCACCAGGAAATCGGCTCATCATTGGGTATGAGCGAATTGCTATCACGCACTACCTTACACCGTGCCCGTACACTTTTAAAAGAAATGGTAGCCAAACTAACCATGCGCGAAGAACATTGCCTGGCAGGATAA
- a CDS encoding NAD(P)/FAD-dependent oxidoreductase yields the protein MTKETEIVCPPGQQEDEAVLKQLASAALKIPLKNISALKILKRSIDARGRRVVYRMQVRVFMQEAYQPEVFAINYPNVQFGRPVIIVGAGPAGLFAALQCIELGLKPIVIERGKDVKQRRRDLANINKQGLVNPESNYCFGEGGAGTYSDGKLYTRSTKRGDVNHVLKMFVSHGAAEDILIDARPHIGTNKLPQIITAMRETVLNAGGEIMFDTKVTQLLVDFGKIKGVKTSAGEKITSDAVILATGHSARDVFEMLHSQSILIEAKPFALGVRIEHPQEIIDRAQYHCEYRGPDLPPSYYSLVEQVDDRGVFSFCMCPGGIIAPCSTEAGEIVVNGWSPSKRNNPFANSGTVVQINLEDVAGDDNDPFKMLNFQKQVEQAAFAAGGGNLVAPGQRMVDFVQNRLSTDLPVNSYLPGTKSVELKEVLPGWINERLRKALPVFGKKMKGYFTNEAILVGVESRTSSPVKIPRDRETLQHPQIAGLFPCGEGAGYAGGIISAAIDGINCVNAALKILS from the coding sequence ATGACAAAAGAAACAGAGATAGTTTGTCCTCCCGGGCAGCAGGAAGATGAGGCGGTTTTAAAGCAACTAGCGTCAGCAGCCCTGAAAATTCCACTGAAAAATATTTCGGCATTAAAAATCCTAAAGCGTTCTATTGATGCGCGTGGCCGCCGTGTGGTTTATCGCATGCAGGTAAGGGTTTTTATGCAGGAGGCTTATCAGCCCGAAGTTTTTGCCATCAATTACCCCAACGTGCAATTTGGCCGACCGGTAATCATCGTAGGCGCAGGCCCTGCCGGGTTATTCGCCGCTTTGCAATGTATCGAATTGGGTTTGAAACCGATTGTTATTGAAAGGGGCAAGGATGTAAAACAACGCCGCCGCGATTTGGCTAATATCAATAAACAAGGCCTTGTAAACCCCGAATCAAACTATTGTTTTGGCGAGGGTGGTGCAGGCACTTATTCCGATGGTAAACTATATACCCGCTCAACCAAGCGAGGTGACGTGAACCATGTATTAAAAATGTTTGTATCCCATGGCGCAGCAGAAGATATCCTGATTGACGCGCGGCCACATATCGGCACCAATAAATTGCCTCAAATTATCACCGCAATGCGTGAAACCGTGTTGAATGCTGGTGGTGAAATTATGTTTGATACCAAAGTAACTCAATTGCTGGTTGATTTTGGAAAGATTAAAGGAGTAAAAACCTCGGCTGGTGAAAAGATCACTTCCGATGCCGTGATCCTGGCTACGGGCCACTCGGCAAGGGATGTGTTTGAGATGTTGCACAGTCAAAGTATTTTGATCGAGGCCAAGCCTTTTGCCCTGGGTGTAAGGATTGAGCATCCGCAGGAAATAATTGACCGTGCCCAATATCATTGCGAATACCGCGGGCCGGATCTGCCGCCTTCATACTATAGCCTGGTTGAGCAGGTTGATGATCGTGGTGTGTTCTCTTTTTGCATGTGCCCCGGTGGTATCATAGCGCCGTGTTCAACCGAAGCTGGCGAAATTGTGGTGAACGGATGGAGTCCTTCAAAACGAAACAATCCTTTCGCAAATTCAGGAACAGTGGTACAAATTAACCTGGAAGATGTTGCCGGCGACGATAACGATCCGTTTAAAATGCTCAACTTTCAGAAACAGGTAGAGCAGGCTGCTTTTGCAGCTGGCGGCGGTAACCTGGTTGCCCCCGGTCAGCGTATGGTTGATTTTGTGCAGAACCGTTTATCGACCGATTTGCCGGTTAACTCATATCTGCCGGGGACTAAAAGCGTGGAGCTAAAAGAGGTTTTACCAGGCTGGATCAACGAGCGTTTGCGCAAAGCACTGCCGGTATTTGGTAAAAAAATGAAAGGTTATTTTACCAACGAGGCTATTTTGGTAGGCGTTGAATCGCGTACGTCATCGCCGGTAAAAATACCGCGCGACAGGGAAACATTGCAGCATCCGCAGATTGCCGGGCTTTTTCCTTGTGGCGAGGGTGCGGGTTATGCCGGTGGTATAATTTCTGCTGCAATTGATGGCATTAACTGTGTAAATGCCGCTTTAAAAATATTATCATGA
- a CDS encoding DinB family protein produces the protein MTTSQKLATELENVLSGNPWYGPSVYSIVESISFEAAYEKPVGSVHNIAAIILHMTGWTEEVMDRMNGMDAQLPVRGDWPEPGLPEEQKWKWIVEDLKLVNVNLAGFIQNFPEERWSEPVAGKSGADETGETYEYQVAGLIQHHIYHSAQIALLNRMING, from the coding sequence ATGACAACATCTCAGAAATTAGCCACCGAGCTTGAAAATGTATTGTCGGGCAACCCATGGTACGGCCCCTCTGTTTATAGTATTGTTGAAAGCATCAGTTTTGAGGCCGCTTATGAAAAACCTGTGGGCTCGGTACATAATATTGCCGCCATTATTTTACACATGACCGGTTGGACCGAGGAGGTAATGGACCGTATGAACGGTATGGATGCCCAGCTGCCGGTGCGTGGTGATTGGCCTGAGCCCGGCCTGCCCGAAGAACAAAAGTGGAAATGGATTGTTGAAGATTTAAAGCTGGTGAATGTAAACCTGGCAGGCTTTATTCAGAATTTTCCGGAGGAGAGGTGGAGTGAACCTGTTGCCGGTAAGTCGGGAGCTGACGAAACGGGCGAAACTTACGAGTATCAGGTGGCGGGTTTGATACAGCATCATATTTATCACTCTGCGCAAATTGCTTTATTAAACAGGATGATCAATGGCTGA
- a CDS encoding CoA-binding protein, producing the protein MADKKTLILGATPDTSRYANFAATRLVERGHTIVNVGIKTGEVAGVPIERPETIHHDIDTITLYVGPQNQPPLYDYILNTNPKRIIFNPGTENTELRRKANEKGIETAYACTLVMLSIGEY; encoded by the coding sequence ATGGCTGATAAGAAAACATTAATATTAGGGGCAACACCCGATACCAGCAGGTATGCCAATTTTGCGGCTACCCGTTTGGTTGAACGGGGGCATACCATTGTTAACGTCGGCATAAAAACGGGAGAGGTAGCAGGTGTGCCTATTGAAAGGCCTGAAACTATACATCATGATATTGATACCATAACGCTGTATGTTGGCCCGCAAAATCAGCCACCGCTCTATGACTACATCCTGAACACCAATCCCAAACGGATCATATTTAACCCCGGTACCGAAAATACCGAACTGCGGCGCAAAGCCAACGAAAAGGGCATCGAAACAGCTTACGCCTGTACGCTGGTAATGCTATCAATAGGAGAGTATTAG